A portion of the Chondrinema litorale genome contains these proteins:
- a CDS encoding NAD(P)H-dependent glycerol-3-phosphate dehydrogenase — protein sequence MEKKKPVIGVLGSGSWATALIKILTSNDNKVNWWVRREDDVKHIISYKHNPAYLSAVEIHLNKVTPVSNIEEVIKNSDWLILVVPAAFVKDALKGVDPQLFKGKKVISAIKGMIPDENLLISDFMEEYYGTPSSDTAVIAGPCHAEEVAMEKQSYLTIASENIEFAENLCEVLDCHFIKVHAIKDLYGVEYSAVIKNIIAIACGIAHGLNYGDNFQAVLVSNALQEIEKFVEKINAMERQLSASAYLGDLLVTTYSQFSRNRTFGNMIGRGYSVKTAQLEMEMIAEGYYAVKCIYEINKKLELDLPIINSVYNVLYDKISPFLEFRILQNHLK from the coding sequence ATGGAAAAAAAGAAGCCTGTAATAGGTGTACTTGGTAGTGGTAGCTGGGCCACAGCATTAATTAAAATTCTCACTTCAAATGATAATAAAGTAAACTGGTGGGTGCGTAGAGAAGATGATGTAAAACACATTATTTCGTACAAGCATAATCCAGCTTATTTGAGTGCAGTAGAAATACATCTAAATAAGGTAACGCCAGTATCTAATATAGAAGAGGTAATCAAAAATTCTGATTGGCTGATCTTAGTAGTGCCAGCCGCTTTTGTAAAAGATGCTTTAAAAGGAGTTGACCCACAATTATTTAAAGGTAAAAAAGTAATCTCAGCAATTAAAGGGATGATACCAGATGAGAATCTGTTGATTTCTGATTTTATGGAAGAATATTATGGCACACCTTCTTCTGATACTGCGGTAATTGCTGGCCCATGCCATGCCGAAGAAGTAGCAATGGAAAAGCAATCTTATCTCACAATAGCCTCAGAAAACATTGAATTTGCAGAAAACTTATGTGAGGTTTTAGATTGCCATTTTATTAAAGTACATGCAATAAAAGACTTATATGGTGTTGAGTATAGTGCTGTAATAAAAAATATAATAGCCATCGCTTGTGGAATTGCGCATGGTTTAAACTATGGTGATAACTTTCAAGCAGTTTTGGTTTCGAATGCTTTGCAGGAGATTGAAAAGTTTGTTGAAAAAATAAATGCGATGGAGCGTCAATTAAGTGCTTCTGCTTATTTAGGTGATTTATTAGTAACTACTTATTCTCAATTTAGTAGAAACAGAACTTTTGGTAATATGATTGGGCGAGGTTATTCTGTAAAAACTGCTCAGCTAGAAATGGAAATGATTGCCGAAGGTTATTATGCAGTAAAATGTATATATGAAATAAACAAAAAGTTAGAACTGGATTTGCCCATCATAAATTCAGTATATAATGTGCTCTACGATAAAATCTCACCATTTCTGGAATTCAGAATTCTACAAAACCACTTAAAATAA
- the ade gene encoding adenine deaminase, which produces MKSIKANLVDIVNHKIYPVSLTVSGNKIEEITEISNEETLPYLMPGFVDAHIHIESSMLIPSEFARMAVPHGTIGTVSDPHEIANVLGVDGVLYMIENGKRVPFHYNFGAPSCVPATNFETAGAKIDSDEIKILLEKEEVGYLAEMMNWPGVLFEDAEVLRKIEIAKELGKPVDGHAPGLSGEDAIKYINAGISTDHECFTEAEAAHKLKHGMKVIIREGSAARNFEALHPLIDEHYSELMFCSDDKHPDELEIGHINLLVKRAVEKGHDVFKVLQMACINPVKHYGLKVGLLQQGDAADFILVEDLKDFKVLQTYIDGELVAENGKSFIPSVSEKAVNYFNINPIQPESLQLAATAEKIKVIVPKDGELVTGKELIKAKVENGKYVSDLENDILKIVVVNRYNEAKPAIAFIKNFGLKEGAIASSVAHDSHNIVAVGVSDEAITKAINLVIDCKGGVSACNGEADNVLPLPVAGLMSLEEGHTVAKKYAEIDAFAKKLGSTLRAPFMSLSFMALLVIPSLKLSDKGLFDGDKFSFTSVDA; this is translated from the coding sequence TTGAAAAGTATAAAAGCAAATTTAGTTGATATTGTAAATCATAAAATTTATCCTGTATCACTAACTGTCTCAGGTAATAAAATCGAGGAAATTACAGAAATTTCAAATGAAGAAACATTGCCATATCTGATGCCGGGCTTTGTTGACGCACACATCCATATTGAAAGTTCAATGCTCATTCCCTCTGAATTTGCCCGTATGGCTGTACCTCATGGCACAATTGGGACAGTTTCTGACCCTCATGAAATTGCTAATGTTTTGGGAGTTGATGGTGTGTTGTACATGATAGAAAATGGGAAAAGAGTACCATTTCATTATAATTTTGGAGCACCCTCGTGTGTGCCTGCAACCAATTTTGAAACTGCAGGAGCAAAAATTGACTCTGATGAGATAAAAATATTACTTGAAAAAGAAGAAGTAGGATATTTAGCAGAAATGATGAACTGGCCAGGAGTGCTCTTTGAAGATGCTGAAGTCCTAAGAAAAATAGAAATAGCAAAAGAACTTGGAAAACCTGTTGATGGTCATGCACCGGGACTTTCGGGAGAAGATGCTATTAAATATATCAATGCTGGAATCTCTACAGATCATGAGTGCTTTACAGAAGCAGAAGCAGCCCATAAACTAAAACATGGGATGAAGGTTATTATAAGAGAGGGGAGTGCAGCTAGAAATTTTGAGGCATTGCATCCATTAATCGATGAGCATTACAGCGAATTGATGTTTTGTTCAGATGATAAACATCCAGATGAGTTGGAAATTGGACACATTAACCTATTAGTAAAACGAGCAGTGGAAAAGGGACATGATGTGTTTAAGGTTTTACAGATGGCATGTATCAATCCGGTAAAGCATTATGGTTTAAAGGTTGGATTGCTACAACAAGGAGATGCAGCAGATTTTATATTGGTAGAAGATTTAAAAGATTTTAAAGTACTGCAAACTTATATTGATGGTGAATTGGTTGCAGAAAATGGAAAGTCTTTTATTCCATCAGTATCTGAGAAAGCAGTTAATTATTTCAATATTAACCCGATTCAACCAGAATCTTTACAATTAGCTGCTACTGCTGAAAAGATAAAAGTAATTGTTCCAAAAGACGGTGAGCTTGTAACTGGTAAGGAGCTTATTAAAGCAAAAGTTGAAAATGGCAAGTATGTATCTGATTTAGAAAATGATATTCTTAAAATTGTAGTAGTAAACAGATACAATGAGGCAAAACCAGCGATTGCATTTATTAAAAACTTTGGATTAAAAGAAGGAGCGATAGCTTCGAGTGTTGCGCATGATTCGCATAATATTGTTGCAGTAGGTGTGAGTGACGAAGCTATAACGAAGGCGATTAACTTGGTGATAGATTGTAAAGGGGGTGTTTCGGCTTGTAATGGAGAGGCTGATAATGTGTTACCATTGCCAGTTGCTGGGTTAATGAGTTTAGAAGAAGGGCATACTGTAGCAAAAAAGTATGCAGAAATTGATGCTTTTGCTAAAAAACTAGGGAGTACTTTACGGGCTCCTTTTATGAGTTTGTCTTTTATGGCTTTATTGGTAATTCCTTCTTTAAAACTTTCTGACAAAGGTCTTTTTGATGGCGATAAATTTTCTTTTACTTCAGTTGATGCTTAA
- a CDS encoding tetratricopeptide repeat protein — protein sequence MNKSILWIAFVLISFLISCSSDEGERKDSTIRFFRRGKLALENEDYSGAIRYFDSAIQEDSSFSAAWNNRGVAHFELDDFDLAISDYTSAIDNDSIFLDAYFNRANAYFEIKEYEKAVADLNIVVEQQKDSAVVFTNRGTIYQAMGKYDEALKDFEKVIEIEPEDATAYLNKGTVYYYQQKYDEAEVLFNKSLKMDDQLDFAYNNLGLLSLQKKDYEQAMEYFNKAIELRPSAPYYLNNRGYTNLMLNNFEEAQKDIDKSLLYDGKNPWALRNIGIYFYKSETDISKGISYLKKALELKPDLELIHFYLGDAYLAANNKKQACEEWNISIEKSEVDSIEEKTKACQ from the coding sequence ATGAATAAATCTATTCTTTGGATTGCCTTTGTATTAATCAGTTTTTTAATTTCATGCAGTTCTGATGAAGGAGAAAGAAAAGACAGCACCATCAGATTTTTTAGAAGAGGAAAACTTGCATTAGAAAACGAAGATTATTCAGGGGCAATTCGTTACTTCGATTCTGCCATTCAAGAAGACAGCTCTTTTAGTGCTGCATGGAATAATCGGGGTGTTGCACACTTCGAACTAGATGACTTCGACCTTGCAATTAGCGATTACACTTCTGCTATTGATAATGATAGTATTTTTCTAGATGCATACTTTAACAGAGCAAATGCTTATTTCGAAATTAAGGAATACGAAAAAGCAGTTGCTGACTTAAACATTGTAGTCGAGCAGCAGAAAGATTCCGCAGTAGTTTTCACTAACAGAGGTACCATTTACCAAGCAATGGGGAAATACGACGAGGCTCTAAAAGACTTTGAGAAAGTAATTGAAATAGAGCCTGAAGATGCCACTGCCTATTTAAACAAAGGCACTGTTTACTACTATCAACAAAAGTACGATGAAGCCGAAGTCCTTTTCAACAAATCCTTGAAAATGGATGATCAACTTGATTTTGCTTACAATAATCTTGGCTTATTAAGTCTGCAAAAAAAAGATTATGAACAAGCAATGGAGTATTTCAATAAAGCTATAGAATTAAGACCTTCAGCGCCTTATTACCTCAATAACAGAGGTTATACCAACCTAATGCTCAATAACTTTGAAGAGGCCCAAAAAGACATAGACAAGTCTTTGCTATATGATGGAAAAAATCCTTGGGCATTAAGAAACATTGGTATCTATTTTTACAAAAGTGAGACTGATATAAGTAAAGGTATTTCGTATTTAAAAAAGGCTTTAGAATTAAAACCAGACCTTGAACTAATCCATTTCTACTTAGGTGATGCTTACCTAGCAGCAAATAACAAAAAACAAGCTTGCGAAGAATGGAATATATCTATAGAAAAAAGTGAAGTAGATTCTATTGAAGAAAAAACAAAAGCATGCCAGTAG
- the lgt gene encoding prolipoprotein diacylglyceryl transferase has product MPFTLSAIDFLNFINWGPDPEIFPLGPLSIRWYGLLFALGFLTGQYILIRIFRAEGKPEQDVETLTLYMVLATILGARLGHCLFYDPEYYLSNPLEILRIWKGGLASHGAAFGILFSLYLYVNYDIRSKTLLGLIPYSFSAKKVKRKGQSYLWIVDRIVIVVALAGCFIRLGNLMNSEIVGMPTDLPWGFVFTINPKYGDVPRHPAQLYESISCLIIFFILLALWSRKKAKTPEGLLLGLFLVLIFGLRFFYEFLKEVQEDFESDLPLKMGQILSIPLVIAGIYLLYRVYTGKAKIPSDE; this is encoded by the coding sequence ATGCCATTTACACTATCAGCAATTGACTTTTTAAATTTTATCAACTGGGGACCTGATCCAGAAATTTTTCCATTAGGACCATTATCAATTCGTTGGTATGGATTATTGTTCGCCCTAGGTTTTTTAACTGGTCAATACATCCTCATTAGAATTTTTAGAGCAGAAGGAAAACCCGAACAAGATGTTGAAACGCTAACATTGTATATGGTATTGGCAACTATTTTAGGAGCTAGACTTGGGCACTGTTTGTTTTACGATCCAGAATATTATTTAAGTAATCCATTGGAGATTTTGAGAATCTGGAAAGGAGGTCTTGCGAGCCATGGAGCAGCTTTCGGTATTCTGTTTTCACTCTATTTATATGTAAATTATGATATAAGATCTAAAACCTTGTTAGGTCTGATACCTTATTCATTTTCTGCTAAAAAGGTAAAAAGGAAAGGCCAAAGTTATTTATGGATTGTAGATAGAATTGTGATTGTTGTTGCTTTAGCAGGTTGCTTCATTCGTTTAGGTAATCTTATGAACTCTGAGATTGTGGGTATGCCCACAGACTTACCTTGGGGTTTTGTATTTACCATAAATCCTAAATATGGAGATGTACCAAGACATCCGGCACAGTTATATGAGTCTATTAGTTGTTTAATAATCTTTTTTATTTTGTTGGCATTGTGGAGTAGGAAGAAAGCTAAAACGCCTGAAGGCCTTCTTCTAGGTTTGTTTTTAGTGTTAATATTTGGGCTTAGATTCTTCTACGAATTCCTTAAAGAAGTACAAGAAGATTTTGAAAGCGACTTGCCTTTAAAAATGGGACAAATTTTGAGTATTCCATTAGTTATTGCCGGTATCTATCTTTTATATAGAGTGTATACTGGTAAAGCAAAAATTCCTTCAGACGAATAA
- a CDS encoding acyl-CoA dehydrogenase family protein: MKTQEKFKRRPINDTFTSPDFYEIDDLLTEEHKMIRDSVRQFVQKEILPIIEDCCEQAVFPKHLVKEFGELGAFGPNIPEEYGGGGLDNISYGLIMQEIERGDSGMRSTVSVQSSLVMYPIYMFGSEEQKQKYLPKLASGEMLGCFGLTEPDFGSNPSGMLTNIKDAGDHYILNGSKMWISNSPEADIAVVWAKNENGRIKGVIVEKGMEGFTAPEIHGKWSLRASITGELAFDNVKIPKENILPGKDGLGAPLKCLDSARYGIAWGAVGAAMSCYETARKYASERIQFGKPIAGFQLVQKKLAEMLTEITKAQLLTWRLGKLKNEGKATTTQISMAKRNNVEIALNIARESRQILGGMGITQEYPIMRHMMNLESVITYEGTHDIHLLILGNEITGIPAFS; this comes from the coding sequence ATGAAAACACAAGAAAAATTTAAGCGAAGACCAATAAATGATACATTTACCTCTCCAGACTTCTACGAGATAGATGACCTGCTCACCGAAGAGCATAAAATGATAAGAGATAGTGTAAGGCAATTTGTACAAAAAGAAATTTTACCAATTATAGAAGACTGTTGCGAACAAGCGGTTTTCCCTAAACATTTGGTAAAAGAGTTTGGGGAGTTGGGTGCATTTGGACCTAACATACCAGAGGAATATGGAGGTGGAGGATTAGATAATATTTCTTATGGCTTAATAATGCAGGAAATTGAGAGAGGAGACTCAGGAATGCGCTCTACAGTCTCAGTTCAGAGCTCTTTGGTAATGTACCCGATATACATGTTCGGTAGTGAAGAACAAAAACAAAAGTACTTACCCAAGCTTGCAAGTGGAGAAATGCTAGGTTGTTTTGGGTTAACAGAACCAGATTTTGGCTCGAATCCAAGTGGTATGCTCACTAATATTAAAGATGCGGGAGATCATTATATATTAAATGGCTCTAAAATGTGGATATCTAATTCGCCAGAAGCAGATATAGCAGTTGTTTGGGCCAAAAACGAAAATGGCAGAATTAAAGGGGTCATTGTAGAAAAAGGTATGGAAGGCTTTACAGCGCCTGAAATTCATGGGAAATGGTCTTTAAGAGCCAGCATTACTGGCGAGCTTGCTTTTGATAATGTAAAAATACCTAAAGAAAATATTCTACCTGGAAAAGATGGTCTTGGAGCCCCGCTTAAATGCCTTGACTCAGCCAGATATGGCATTGCTTGGGGTGCAGTTGGTGCTGCTATGTCTTGTTATGAGACTGCCAGAAAATATGCTTCTGAAAGAATTCAGTTTGGCAAACCCATAGCCGGATTCCAATTGGTACAAAAGAAACTTGCAGAAATGCTTACTGAAATTACAAAAGCTCAACTATTAACCTGGCGATTAGGTAAGCTCAAAAACGAAGGAAAGGCTACGACTACTCAAATCTCAATGGCTAAAAGAAACAATGTGGAAATCGCTTTAAATATAGCTAGAGAATCGCGACAGATTTTAGGAGGAATGGGTATTACCCAAGAATACCCGATTATGAGACACATGATGAATCTGGAATCTGTAATTACTTACGAAGGTACCCACGACATACACTTGCTAATTCTTGGAAATGAAATTACAGGAATTCCTGCATTTAGTTAA